AGCGCCAGATGTTCGCGGGTCCCGCCTCGATCTGCTTGCGGAGTTCCTCGGTGTCGTAGGCCGAGAAGTCATAGGCGATCTCGAGCGGGCCGAAACACTCCTCGCACGCGAAGACCGGGCCGAGGGGGACGCGGTGACCGCACTCGCGGCAGCTGAGCGCCGCGGCCGGGCCGAGGTCTACGGTGGTTTCGGTGGTGCTTGCAACAGTCTGCGCAGCCATGAGAGGCGAGGCCCTTTCCTCATCTTCCTCACGACGCATCTCGCCGTGAGACGGATTTGGCACCTTCCCGAGTCGGGAGCCTCACGCGCGTGAGAAACCGACTGGAGGGTTGCCGGGGCTTCATCGGGCCGTATCCCTCTGCCCCTCTGGATGAGCGGTATGAAGTTGTGTGAACGGCGGGCCACCCTCGACATGCGATGGTCATCCGCGTTGTTCAAGACTGTAACCGACGACCAGGACAGTTGAGATAGTCGTCCGGTCCGCGAGATGGATCACATGCTGATACGCATACTCGCCGAGAGAACGCAGAGGAGCCGCGCACTGTGCTGAACGAAGTCGAGCGCTGGCTGACCACCCGGTCCTGGTCCCTGACCGATCGCCCGCTCCACCAGCTCCTGGCCGCCAAGCAACGCACGAACCAGTCGGTCAGCGTCGTACTGCCCGCACTCAACGAGGAGGAGACGGTCGGTGACATCGTCTCCGTGATCCGTCACGACCTCATGCAGCAGGTCCCCCTCGTCGACGAGATAGTCGTCGTCGACTCGGGCTCCACCGACCGTACATCGCAGGTCGCCGCCGCGGCCGGGGCGACCGTCGTCCACCGCGACGACATCCTGCCCCGTCTCCCGGCCGTGCCCGGCAAGGGCGAGGTGCTGTGGCGCTCGCTGCTGGTGACCCGCGGTGACATCGTCTGCTTCATCGACGCCGACCTGAAGGAGTTCTCCTCCGACTTCGTCTCCGGGATCGTGGGCCCGCTGCTCACCGACCCCGCCGTCGACCTCGTCAAGGGCATGTACGACCGTCCCCTGGGCGGCGCGGCGGGCCAGGGCGGCCGGGTGACCGAGCTGATGGCGCGCCCGCTGCTGAACATGCACTGGCCCCAGCTGGCCGGCTTCGTCCAGCCGCTGGGCGGCGAGTACGCGGCCCGCCGCTCCCTGCTGGAACAGCTGCCGTTCCCGGTGGGCTACGGCGTCGAGCTCGGCATGCTGGTCGACGCGCTGCATCTGGTGGGCCTGGACGCGCTGGCCCAGGTCGACGTGGGCGTGCGCAAACACCGCCACCAGGACGGACAGGCCCTGGGCCGGATGTCCGCCGCGATCTACCGCACTGCCCAGCTGCGGCTGGCGCGCGGCCACCTCATCCGCCCCTCCCTCACCCAGTTCGAGCGGGGCGCGGACGGCTTCGAGCCGCGGACGTACTCCGTGGACACGGAGGAGCGCCCGCCGATGGTGGAGATCGTGGAGTACGCGTCCCGGAAGGTCGCCTGAGGGCGGCCGTATTACGGCGCCCACAAGCCCGTATACAGCGAACCGCACGTTTGAGCGTTTCCGGGTCGGGCTAAGTTGAGGCGTATGGCTTCCACGCAGTCCGACCAGGGTGCCCGGGTGCTCGTCGCGTCCAACCGCGGCCCGGTCTCGTACGAGGTGCAGGAGAACGGCTCGCTGTCCGCGAAGCGCGGTGGCGGCGGGCTGGTCTCCGGCCTCTCCGCGATCGGGTCGGACGCGGACTCGCTGTGGGTGTGCTCGGCACTCTCCGACGGCGACCGCGAGGCCGTGCGGCGCGGGGAGGGAGAGCAAGGCGTCCGGATGCTCGACATCCCGGCGGACGTGCACGCGGACGCGTACAACGGCATCGCGAACTCGGCCCTGTGGTTCGTCCACCACATGCTGTACCAGACCCCGCTGGAGCCGGTCTTCGACGCGGAGTTCCGGCGCCAGTGGGCGTCGTACGAGACGTACAACCGCGCCTTCGCCGAAGCACTGGCCGAGGAGGCGGGGCAGGGCGCGGCGGTCGTGGTGCAGGACTACCACCTGACGCTGGTGCCCGGGATGCTGCGCGAGCTGCGCCCCGACCTGCGGATCGGCCACTTCTCGCACACCCCGTGGGCGCCCCCGGAGTACTTCCGGATGCTGCCGGACGACATCGCCGAGAAGGTCCTGCGGGGCATGCTGGGCGCGGACCGGCTGGGGTTCCTGACCCGGCGGTGGGCGTCGGCGTTCGAGGCGTGCGCGGAGCAGCTCGTCGGCGGCCTCGGGGACACCCGGATCGGTGTGCACGGGCTCGGGGCGGACGCGGACTTCCTGCGCAAGCGCTCGCACGAGACGGACGTGGACGAGCGGCTGGCGGCGCTGCGGGCGGAGGTCGGCGAGGGCCGCAGGACGATCGTCCGGGTCGACCGCACCGAACTGTCCAAGAACATCGTCCGGGGCCTGCTGGCGTACCGGCAGCTGCTCGACGACCGTCCCGAGTGGCGGGAGCGGGTCGTCCACGTGGCGTTCGCCTACCCGTCGCGGCAGGACCTCGCGGTGTACCGGGAGTACACGGCGGAGGTCCAGCGGGTCGCGGAGGAGATCAACTCGGTGTACGGCACACCGGGCTGGACACCGGTCGTCCTGCACGTGAAGGACGACTTCGCGCGCTCGCTGGCCGCCTACCGGCTGGCCGACGTGGCGCTGGTCAACCCGATCCGGGACGGGATGAACCTGGTCGCGAAGGAGGTGCCGGTCGTGTCGGACGAAGGATGCGTGCTGGTGCTGTCGCGGGAGGCGGGGGCGTACGAGGAGCTCGGCGAGGACGCGATCGTGGTCAACCCCTACGACGTGGTCGGTACGGCGGAAGCCCTGCACGAGGCGTTGACCCTGCCGGTGGAGGAGCGGGCCTCGCGGACCAAGAGGCTGGCCGCGGCGGCGACGGCGCTGCCGCCGGCCCAGTGGTTCCTGGACCAGCTGCACGCGCTCGACGCCGATCAGCCCAGCTGAGCGGCGAGCGCCCGCAGCAGCCCTACGACACCCTGCGGACCGTCGACGACGAGATCGGCCCGCTCCTTCAGCTCGGGAACCTCCTCGCTGCCGGCGCTGCACACCAGCAGGCCGGGGACGCCGTCGGAGCGGAGCTTGTCGACGGCGGAGTACGCGGGGAGGTCGCCCAGGTCGTCGCCCGCGTACAGCACGGCCTCGGCGCCCAGCTCACGGACGTACTCCGTCAGGGCCACGCCCTTGTCCATGCCGGGCGGCCGCAGTTCCAGCACCAGCCGGCCCGGTTCGACGATGAGGCCGTGGCGGGTGGCGAGGTCGGTGAGGGGTGCGCTCAGGGCGTCGAAGGCGGCCTGGGGGTCTGCGGCACGGCGGGTGTGGACGGCGAGGGCGCGGCCCTTCTCCTCGATCCACGTGCCCTGCCAGGCGCCGATCCGGTCGAGGAACCCGGGCAGTTCGGCGCGGGCGTGGGCGACGCCGGGGTGGGGCGGTGGGGCGGTGATGTCGCCGGTGGCGGCGTCCCAGCGTTCGGCGCCGTAGTGGCCGAGGACGACGAGGTGGTCGAGTCCCGGTGTCCCGTCGAATCCGCCGAGCCGTACGGCCACGCCGGGCGGGCGGCCGGTGATCACCGCGACGGAGGCGACCTTCGGGGCCAGTGCGGCGAGCGCGGACGCGGCCTGCGGGTGGGCGCGGGCCTGCTCGGGGTCCGCCACGATCGGCGCGAGCGTCCCGTCGAAGTCGAACGCGACGACGGCTCTGCCGGGCCGGCTGAGAATGGCGTCCAGTCCGTCGCGCCCGACCTGAGTGACCGGCGTCGGCAGCGACTCGTCCATGACGTGCGTGTGGGAGCCCATACGCCGACCCTAATGTCTTCGCCCCCGCCGCCCCTACCCGTCCCGTCCCTGGGGGCTGCCGCCCCCAGACCCCCGCTTCGGCCCTGAAGGGGCCTCGTCCTCAAACGCCGGACGGGCTGGAATGCAGTGACCGGCGATGTGAAGCGGACGGTCCGTGAATTTCAGCCCCTCCGGCGTTTGAGGAGCGGGGGTCCAGGGGGCAGCGCCCCCTGGGAGCGGGGTCGAAGGGGCGGCATGCCCCTGGGGATGGGACGGGTAGGGGCGGCGGGGGCGAGGAAACCCGAGGGTCACCTCTCCGATCTGCGGGAATCTCTCACCCGGCGTAGGCGGTTCACCGTGACCGGGTCGAAGGCGAGGGCTCGTGGGTCGTCGAGGAGGGCGTTCAGGAGCTGGTAGTAGCGAACCGGGACCAGGCCCAGTTCCTCCCGTATCGCCCGCTCCTTCGCCCCCGGCCCGGCGAACCCCCGCCGCTCGAGGACGAGGATCGCCCGCTCCCGGGCCCCGAGCCCGTCCTGGTCGTCCATGCCCCGCACGGTAGCCGCCGCCACCGACAACGCCTACTCCCCGCTCTCCGCCTGCAACGCCGTCGACTGAAGCCCGGCGAGGACCTCCGTAGGGCTGCCGCCGGACACCACCGCGCTCCCGATCCGCTTCTTCACCGCCTCGCTCACCGTGGCCCAGGACGTCCGCCCGACCGGATACAGCTCGGACAGCGGAAGCTCCTCCAGGAACGGCCGCAGGTCCTTGTCCCGCGCGGCCGTGCTCATGACGCCGGACGCGGACGCGGTGACCGGCAGCAGGTCGTACTCGCGCGAGAAGGCGAGGACGTTCTTCTCGTCGTAGACGAAGTCGAGGAAGTCCCCGACCTGCTCGGCGTGGCCGTTCTGCTTGAAGGCCGTCATCCAGTCGGCGACGCCCATGGAGACCTTGGTCTGGCCGTCGACCCCGGGCATCGGCACCATGCCGAACTTCACGCCCTTCTTGGCGGCCATCTGCATCAGGGTGGGGTGTCCGTTGAGCATCCCGACCTGCCCGTTCGCGAACGCGGCGAACGCGTCGGCCCGGTTCAGCCTCCCCGGCGCGACGGGCCCGGTCAGTCCCTTGCCGACGAGGTCGTCCTTGAGCCAGGTGAGAGTGGCGACGTTCTCGGCGGAGTCGATGCCGTACGACGTGCCGAGGTTCTCGGTGTAGCCGCCCCCGCCGCTGAGCAGCCACTGCATGGTCTCGGCCTGCGCCTCCTCCGACCCGAGCGGGAGGGCGTACGGGTACTTCACCCCGT
Above is a window of Streptomyces sp. NBC_00490 DNA encoding:
- a CDS encoding glucosyl-3-phosphoglycerate synthase, whose translation is MLNEVERWLTTRSWSLTDRPLHQLLAAKQRTNQSVSVVLPALNEEETVGDIVSVIRHDLMQQVPLVDEIVVVDSGSTDRTSQVAAAAGATVVHRDDILPRLPAVPGKGEVLWRSLLVTRGDIVCFIDADLKEFSSDFVSGIVGPLLTDPAVDLVKGMYDRPLGGAAGQGGRVTELMARPLLNMHWPQLAGFVQPLGGEYAARRSLLEQLPFPVGYGVELGMLVDALHLVGLDALAQVDVGVRKHRHQDGQALGRMSAAIYRTAQLRLARGHLIRPSLTQFERGADGFEPRTYSVDTEERPPMVEIVEYASRKVA
- a CDS encoding alpha,alpha-trehalose-phosphate synthase (UDP-forming), with the protein product MASTQSDQGARVLVASNRGPVSYEVQENGSLSAKRGGGGLVSGLSAIGSDADSLWVCSALSDGDREAVRRGEGEQGVRMLDIPADVHADAYNGIANSALWFVHHMLYQTPLEPVFDAEFRRQWASYETYNRAFAEALAEEAGQGAAVVVQDYHLTLVPGMLRELRPDLRIGHFSHTPWAPPEYFRMLPDDIAEKVLRGMLGADRLGFLTRRWASAFEACAEQLVGGLGDTRIGVHGLGADADFLRKRSHETDVDERLAALRAEVGEGRRTIVRVDRTELSKNIVRGLLAYRQLLDDRPEWRERVVHVAFAYPSRQDLAVYREYTAEVQRVAEEINSVYGTPGWTPVVLHVKDDFARSLAAYRLADVALVNPIRDGMNLVAKEVPVVSDEGCVLVLSREAGAYEELGEDAIVVNPYDVVGTAEALHEALTLPVEERASRTKRLAAAATALPPAQWFLDQLHALDADQPS
- the otsB gene encoding trehalose-phosphatase; translation: MGSHTHVMDESLPTPVTQVGRDGLDAILSRPGRAVVAFDFDGTLAPIVADPEQARAHPQAASALAALAPKVASVAVITGRPPGVAVRLGGFDGTPGLDHLVVLGHYGAERWDAATGDITAPPPHPGVAHARAELPGFLDRIGAWQGTWIEEKGRALAVHTRRAADPQAAFDALSAPLTDLATRHGLIVEPGRLVLELRPPGMDKGVALTEYVRELGAEAVLYAGDDLGDLPAYSAVDKLRSDGVPGLLVCSAGSEEVPELKERADLVVDGPQGVVGLLRALAAQLG
- a CDS encoding DUF3263 domain-containing protein, whose protein sequence is MDDQDGLGARERAILVLERRGFAGPGAKERAIREELGLVPVRYYQLLNALLDDPRALAFDPVTVNRLRRVRDSRRSER
- a CDS encoding extracellular solute-binding protein; the encoded protein is MQRRRTGTIAVVSALGMTAVLGGCGAGADSDEVTLRLVAADYGDSEANSSQKYWDGLVQQYEKKHPNVTVDVSVYSWNDVDRKVKEMVAAGNAPDMAQIGAYADYAADDLLYSADELLSISTQADFAAQFASAGEVDGTQYGMPFAASTRLLFYNKTLFAEAGLSAPKTWDQLAADAAALKADGVKYPYALPLGSEEAQAETMQWLLSGGGGYTENLGTSYGIDSAENVATLTWLKDDLVGKGLTGPVAPGRLNRADAFAAFANGQVGMLNGHPTLMQMAAKKGVKFGMVPMPGVDGQTKVSMGVADWMTAFKQNGHAEQVGDFLDFVYDEKNVLAFSREYDLLPVTASASGVMSTAARDKDLRPFLEELPLSELYPVGRTSWATVSEAVKKRIGSAVVSGGSPTEVLAGLQSTALQAESGE